In Dyadobacter subterraneus, a single genomic region encodes these proteins:
- a CDS encoding chemotaxis protein CheB, giving the protein MSNHPRFLVVIGASAGGLNALTELVRTLPVELDAAYCIVLHLSRKGIGDFVVHRLGKVTTMQCSMAVSGTAIQAANVYIARPNQHLLVKEGKLLLGSGPQENRFRPSIDVLFRSAAVNYTSHAVGIILSGMLDDGTSGMWAIKRSGGVCIVQDPNQAEYPDMPLSVINNMDVDHVCELGSIGTFLTQIADLERTSQISAPEDVVLESQSAEKTAVGIDVVEEIADKSVFACPDCGGNLWSIKGDIINRYRCHIGHSYTEGDLVVKQAETASATLWVALRMMEERKHLLRKLEVDFAQKGYTSLSLDHLERKDEMQRHIDTLKVILSDLQRNDEALAF; this is encoded by the coding sequence ATGTCGAATCATCCCAGGTTTCTTGTGGTAATCGGTGCATCCGCCGGCGGATTGAATGCGTTAACCGAATTGGTACGCACACTTCCCGTTGAATTAGACGCTGCTTACTGTATTGTGCTTCACCTGTCACGGAAAGGGATTGGCGATTTTGTCGTGCACCGGTTAGGGAAAGTAACAACGATGCAGTGCAGCATGGCAGTCAGTGGCACGGCAATTCAAGCAGCAAATGTATACATCGCGCGCCCTAATCAGCATTTGCTTGTTAAGGAAGGTAAATTGTTATTAGGCTCCGGACCACAGGAAAACCGTTTCAGGCCTTCAATTGATGTGCTTTTTCGCTCGGCTGCCGTAAATTATACATCCCATGCCGTTGGAATCATATTAAGTGGTATGCTCGATGATGGAACTTCGGGCATGTGGGCAATTAAAAGAAGCGGGGGAGTCTGCATCGTACAAGACCCTAATCAAGCGGAATACCCTGACATGCCCCTGTCAGTAATAAACAATATGGATGTAGATCATGTCTGTGAGCTTGGCAGCATAGGAACATTTTTAACACAAATAGCTGATCTTGAGAGAACATCTCAAATTTCGGCGCCTGAGGATGTGGTGCTCGAATCGCAATCAGCCGAAAAAACGGCAGTTGGCATTGATGTGGTTGAAGAAATCGCTGATAAAAGTGTTTTTGCCTGTCCGGACTGCGGGGGAAATCTATGGAGTATTAAAGGGGATATCATAAACCGTTACCGCTGTCATATTGGACATTCTTATACCGAAGGCGACCTGGTAGTAAAGCAGGCTGAAACGGCCAGCGCCACGCTATGGGTTGCGCTTCGGATGATGGAAGAGCGGAAACATCTTTTGCGTAAACTGGAAGTTGATTTTGCTCAGAAAGGATACACCTCACTTTCATTAGATCATCTTGAAAGAAAGGATGAAATGCAGCGGCACATTGATACGCTAAAAGTTATTTTATCTGACCTGCAGCGTAACGATGAGGCATTAGCATTTTAA
- a CDS encoding Hsp20 family protein, translating into MCGDQDGISASYDNGLLHICIPRKEEARGCPRLIEVV; encoded by the coding sequence ATGTGTGGGGACCAGGACGGTATAAGTGCCAGCTATGACAATGGTCTTCTGCACATATGTATTCCAAGGAAAGAAGAAGCCAGAGGATGCCCGAGGCTTATTGAAGTCGTATAA
- a CDS encoding zinc-dependent alcohol dehydrogenase, with amino-acid sequence MLAMNYRGPFRVRIQQKAMPEIQHPQDAIVRVTRSCICGSDLHLYHGLVPDTRVGTTFGHEFIGVVEEIGTEVQNLKVGDSVLVPFNIACGKCVFCQQGLYGNCHESNPQATAVGGIFGYSHTAGGFDGGQAQYVRVPFADVGPMVIPEDLDHDDAVLLTDVVPTGYQAAEMGAIKPGDTVVVFGAGPIGIMAAKSAWLFGAGRVIVIDHIEYRLEFVKQYAQCEAYNFRSLEDVVLFIKKTTGYIGADVCIDAVGCEAAGNAMQTITGRKLLLQAGSATALHWAINSVKKGGVVSIVGVYGPTDNLVPIGNVVNKGITIRANQASVKRLLPRLIEHVREGRLNPKGIITHRVPLEEVADAYHIFSAKLDNCIKTVLIP; translated from the coding sequence ATGCTTGCAATGAATTACCGTGGCCCATTCAGGGTCCGTATACAGCAGAAGGCAATGCCAGAAATTCAGCATCCGCAAGATGCGATTGTCCGTGTCACACGTTCATGTATCTGCGGGTCAGATCTGCACTTGTACCATGGGCTGGTACCCGATACGCGGGTTGGGACAACTTTTGGTCATGAATTTATAGGTGTTGTTGAAGAAATCGGTACTGAGGTTCAAAACCTTAAAGTCGGCGACAGTGTGCTGGTTCCTTTTAATATCGCGTGTGGCAAATGTGTTTTTTGTCAGCAAGGGCTATATGGAAATTGCCACGAATCCAATCCACAGGCAACTGCGGTTGGCGGTATCTTCGGCTATTCGCATACCGCAGGGGGCTTTGACGGCGGACAGGCACAGTACGTCCGTGTTCCTTTTGCTGATGTAGGTCCGATGGTTATTCCCGAAGATCTGGATCACGATGATGCAGTCCTGCTTACAGACGTAGTACCAACAGGTTATCAGGCAGCCGAAATGGGAGCAATTAAGCCAGGGGACACCGTAGTAGTTTTTGGCGCAGGGCCTATCGGTATTATGGCAGCCAAAAGCGCCTGGTTATTTGGTGCAGGCCGCGTGATCGTAATTGATCACATTGAGTACCGGCTTGAATTTGTAAAACAATATGCACAGTGTGAGGCGTACAATTTCCGTTCATTGGAAGATGTAGTTTTATTTATTAAAAAGACGACGGGTTACATCGGAGCGGATGTATGTATTGATGCGGTTGGCTGTGAAGCCGCTGGAAATGCTATGCAGACCATTACAGGAAGAAAATTACTATTACAAGCAGGCTCAGCAACGGCCTTGCACTGGGCAATCAATTCAGTGAAAAAGGGTGGTGTTGTCTCCATTGTTGGTGTTTATGGGCCAACAGATAATCTGGTACCCATAGGTAATGTGGTTAATAAAGGAATTACAATCCGGGCCAACCAGGCTTCCGTCAAACGTCTTTTGCCTCGGTTAATTGAACATGTAAGAGAAGGAAGGTTAAACCCGAAGGGCATTATAACACACCGTGTTCCACTGGAAGAGGTTGCGGATGCTTACCATATATTTTCAGCAAAACTTGACAACTGTATCAAAACGGTACTAATTCCATAA
- a CDS encoding NIPSNAP family protein gives MIKISLFKTFVILLCIIVPLSYNSAYAAKPEYYQLKIYHLKDKNQGDRLENYLKQAYLPALHRAGIKKVGVFKASDNADSLVYILIPFNSAEQFSSLSNKLAADKSYLSAADDYLNTSFDNPVFKHIESVFMDGISGMPLLQLPDLKAAPSERVYELRRYEAASEKLHDNKISQFNNGELDIFKRLGFNTIFCGKAIAGSKLPSLFYMTSFENKTDRDAHWKSFSADPAWVALNARPEYAHNFLRADIYLLHPTAYSEI, from the coding sequence ATGATCAAAATCAGTCTATTCAAAACATTTGTAATACTATTATGTATAATTGTACCGCTAAGCTACAATTCCGCTTATGCGGCAAAACCCGAATATTATCAGCTTAAAATCTACCATCTGAAAGATAAGAACCAGGGCGACCGGTTGGAAAATTATTTGAAACAGGCATACCTTCCAGCGCTTCATCGTGCAGGCATTAAAAAGGTTGGGGTTTTTAAAGCTTCTGACAATGCGGATTCACTGGTGTATATTCTGATTCCATTCAATTCGGCTGAACAGTTTTCATCCTTATCCAATAAACTTGCAGCGGATAAAAGTTATTTATCGGCAGCTGACGATTATTTGAATACCAGCTTTGACAACCCGGTGTTCAAACATATTGAATCCGTTTTCATGGATGGTATTAGCGGAATGCCGCTGCTTCAACTACCTGATCTGAAAGCAGCTCCTTCTGAACGTGTATACGAATTAAGAAGATATGAGGCCGCCAGTGAAAAACTGCATGATAATAAGATAAGCCAGTTTAATAATGGAGAATTAGACATATTCAAGCGCCTTGGTTTTAATACCATATTCTGCGGAAAAGCGATTGCCGGCAGTAAACTGCCATCGCTTTTTTACATGACGTCTTTTGAAAATAAAACAGACCGTGATGCGCATTGGAAATCATTTAGTGCGGATCCGGCATGGGTTGCACTGAATGCGCGGCCGGAATATGCTCACAACTTTCTAAGGGCAGATATTTACTTGCTTCACCCTACTGCCTATTCTGAGATATAA
- a CDS encoding fatty acid desaturase family protein — MTNQQNIKFAAPDKSLFFPTLKKRVNQYFSEHHKSKYANKTMVVKTIVLIAAYLVPYFVLIIFTPPAVISLLLWLLMGFAISGIGMSVMHDANHGAFSKNPSVNKWLGYTINLAGAGALNWKLQHNILHHTYTNIAGLDEDIKDRGVIKLSPHAKAGKLHRFQWIYAFFFYGILTLYWVLLKDFIQYYTFIKAGVNRQTRSQNKEMLGGLIRMKLIYIAVMLVVPVFVFKISFGQILVGFLLMHFAAGLVLTVIFQLAHSVEGAQHPLPDHTGIIAKDWAIHQLETTVNFSPRNKWLSWYIGGLNFQIEHHLFPKVCHVHYPQLAPIVRQTAQEFGLTYMENKTFLAAVRSHISSLKRFGMPSLNEAIV; from the coding sequence ATGACAAACCAACAAAATATCAAATTCGCCGCACCTGATAAAAGCCTTTTCTTCCCTACGCTTAAAAAAAGGGTTAATCAGTATTTTAGTGAACATCATAAATCAAAATATGCTAATAAAACCATGGTAGTGAAAACCATTGTTTTAATTGCGGCTTATTTGGTTCCATACTTTGTACTGATCATTTTTACGCCGCCGGCAGTAATAAGCCTGCTACTCTGGCTGCTGATGGGCTTTGCCATTTCCGGGATTGGTATGAGTGTGATGCATGACGCAAATCATGGTGCCTTTTCTAAAAATCCTTCGGTGAACAAGTGGCTGGGTTATACCATAAATCTGGCGGGTGCAGGGGCGCTGAACTGGAAGTTGCAGCACAATATTCTTCACCATACTTACACGAATATTGCAGGGCTGGATGAAGACATCAAAGACCGCGGGGTCATTAAACTTTCTCCCCATGCCAAAGCCGGAAAGCTTCACCGGTTTCAGTGGATTTACGCTTTTTTCTTTTATGGAATTTTGACTCTTTACTGGGTGCTGCTTAAAGATTTTATCCAATATTATACCTTCATAAAAGCCGGCGTTAACCGGCAGACCAGATCACAAAACAAAGAGATGCTCGGCGGCCTGATCCGTATGAAGCTGATCTACATTGCGGTGATGCTGGTCGTTCCGGTATTTGTATTCAAGATTTCATTCGGACAGATCTTGGTCGGCTTTTTACTGATGCACTTTGCAGCAGGACTTGTCTTGACTGTAATTTTTCAGCTTGCCCACTCAGTCGAAGGCGCACAGCATCCGCTGCCTGATCATACAGGTATCATCGCCAAAGACTGGGCAATCCATCAGCTTGAAACGACCGTAAATTTTTCCCCGCGCAACAAATGGCTGAGCTGGTATATTGGCGGGCTGAATTTTCAAATCGAACATCATTTGTTTCCCAAGGTCTGCCATGTGCATTATCCCCAGCTAGCACCGATCGTGCGGCAAACCGCTCAGGAATTCGGGCTTACTTATATGGAAAACAAAACTTTCCTTGCGGCGGTCAGATCCCACATTTCAAGCCTTAAACGTTTTGGGATGCCTTCTTTAAATGAGGCAATCGTATAA
- the glgX gene encoding glycogen debranching protein GlgX, producing MNLHIENQVLENENPKQVKVYPGKPYPLGATWDGKGVNFSIFSEHAEGIELCLFDADNPEKESTVIKVEEVTHHIWHVYIPGLRPGQRYGYRAYGLYEPQNGHRFNPNKLLIDPYARAVDGDVQWDDAVFGYQVGDNIDDLSFSETDSAAFIPKSVVVDNYFDWENDVKPDIPYSDTVIYEAHVKGFTRLHKEIPKEARGTYAGMAHPATLRYLKELGITAVELLPVHHFVSDQHLAKKGLANYWGYNTLGFFAPDFRYSSGSAAADQVIEFKKMVKALHKEGIEVILDVVYNHTAEGNHLGPTLSFRGLDNASYYRLCSDEKSKYMDYTGTGNTLNVQLPNVLALIMDSLRYWITEMHVDGFRFDLAASLARTLEETDSLSSFFNIIYQDPVISQVKLIAEPWDIGDKGYMVGKFPVGWGEWNDKYRDHIRDVWRGGDVTLYEFANRFTGSPDLYQGDYRRPTASVNLLTAHDGFTLNDLVSYNEKHNQANGEDNKDGADENNSWNCGIEGPTNNKQIILLRQKQKRNLLTTMFLSQGVPMLMAGDEWGRTQQGNNNAYCQDNEISWLDWQSADPELLAYTKSLIRFCKEHPSFRRRRWFQGLPVTGSQRKDILWIQADGSSVADEQWDDALAKTFGVYLNGKGIRCVNWDNERITDDSFLIIFNTSKDNVRFTLPDECADQWRMVLDSNEGFIGTSEQEFKPGSIINVASCSVLVLKCRVS from the coding sequence ATGAACCTACATATTGAGAACCAAGTTTTGGAAAACGAAAATCCAAAGCAAGTAAAAGTTTATCCGGGAAAACCTTATCCACTGGGCGCAACCTGGGATGGAAAAGGTGTCAATTTCTCGATTTTCTCAGAACATGCAGAAGGCATAGAACTGTGCCTTTTTGACGCAGATAATCCTGAAAAGGAAAGCACGGTAATCAAGGTTGAAGAAGTCACCCATCACATCTGGCATGTCTATATTCCAGGACTACGACCGGGCCAGCGGTATGGATACAGAGCATACGGATTGTATGAACCACAAAACGGGCACCGGTTTAATCCCAACAAGCTGCTTATCGATCCTTATGCCAGGGCAGTGGACGGAGACGTTCAGTGGGACGATGCCGTTTTTGGCTACCAGGTTGGAGACAATATTGACGATCTGAGTTTTAGTGAAACCGATAGTGCTGCTTTTATTCCCAAATCCGTAGTAGTTGATAATTACTTTGACTGGGAAAATGACGTAAAACCAGACATTCCTTATAGTGATACTGTCATCTACGAGGCCCATGTAAAAGGATTTACCCGGCTTCACAAGGAAATTCCGAAGGAAGCAAGAGGAACTTATGCAGGTATGGCACACCCGGCGACGCTGCGTTATTTAAAAGAACTTGGCATTACGGCCGTCGAGCTTCTTCCGGTACATCATTTTGTTTCTGATCAGCATCTTGCCAAAAAAGGACTTGCCAATTACTGGGGCTATAATACTCTGGGCTTTTTTGCACCTGACTTCCGTTATAGCAGCGGTTCGGCAGCAGCAGACCAGGTGATTGAATTTAAAAAAATGGTCAAAGCGCTGCATAAAGAGGGTATAGAAGTCATTTTGGATGTGGTCTACAATCACACTGCGGAAGGAAATCATCTGGGCCCTACCCTGTCTTTCAGGGGATTAGATAATGCTTCTTATTACCGGCTTTGCAGCGATGAGAAATCTAAATACATGGATTATACCGGTACAGGCAACACACTCAATGTTCAGCTCCCAAATGTTCTGGCTTTGATCATGGATAGTCTCAGATACTGGATCACTGAAATGCATGTTGACGGCTTTAGGTTTGATCTGGCTGCCTCGCTGGCAAGAACACTTGAAGAAACAGACAGTCTAAGCTCTTTTTTCAACATTATCTACCAGGACCCGGTTATATCGCAGGTAAAGTTGATTGCTGAACCTTGGGACATTGGCGATAAAGGTTATATGGTTGGGAAATTTCCTGTGGGCTGGGGAGAATGGAATGACAAGTACCGCGATCATATCCGGGATGTCTGGCGGGGTGGTGATGTGACATTATATGAATTTGCAAACCGGTTTACCGGCAGCCCGGACCTTTATCAGGGAGATTACCGGCGGCCAACAGCCAGCGTGAATTTGCTAACTGCCCATGATGGTTTTACCCTGAACGATTTGGTCAGCTATAACGAAAAACACAATCAAGCCAATGGAGAGGATAACAAAGATGGAGCTGATGAGAATAACAGCTGGAACTGTGGCATTGAAGGGCCTACAAACAATAAGCAAATAATTCTTTTACGGCAAAAACAAAAAAGGAATCTACTGACTACAATGTTCTTATCGCAGGGTGTTCCGATGCTTATGGCCGGGGATGAATGGGGCCGTACCCAGCAGGGCAACAACAATGCATATTGTCAGGACAATGAGATATCCTGGCTGGACTGGCAGTCAGCTGACCCTGAACTATTGGCATACACAAAATCGCTGATTCGATTTTGCAAGGAGCATCCTTCTTTTCGCCGCAGACGTTGGTTTCAGGGTTTACCGGTTACTGGCTCACAAAGAAAAGACATTTTGTGGATACAAGCAGACGGAAGCAGCGTAGCCGATGAGCAATGGGACGATGCGCTTGCCAAGACTTTTGGTGTATATCTAAACGGAAAAGGCATCAGATGTGTGAACTGGGACAACGAAAGAATTACAGATGATAGCTTTTTAATTATTTTTAATACTTCAAAAGATAATGTCAGATTCACCTTACCGGATGAGTGCGCCGATCAGTGGCGTATGGTCCTCGATAGTAATGAAGGTTTTATTGGTACATCAGAGCAGGAGTTTAAACCCGGCAGCATTATCAATGTCGCCAGCTGCTCTGTACTGGTTTTAAAATGCCGGGTTTCTTAG
- a CDS encoding fatty acid desaturase has translation MPFLDTVLQTPAYGWKDAAGNLVRPGAGAILREFFSRLNIWADRRNWLPLMSWMKVFCMMPFLFLFVFRYFSFWTLLAAFLYSMVIMGTHGTIWHHRYCTHGAYTFSNKFWRFFTQNLTVSMIPEEIYVISHHVHHAKSDQPGDPYNAKAGFLYCFLADVNHQPIAKNLSETDYYRVKALMKHTGVKANTFKQYQKWGSYANPTRAVLAWALNWSFWYCAFYLAGGHALACCLFGAAGFWAVGVRTFNYEGHGKGKNVQVEGNDFNTGDNSVNQIWPGIVAGEWHNNHHLYPKSARSGFKPYQVDLAWYYIRIMNRLGAVSSYKDFKKQFYARYHVPYQEKKSH, from the coding sequence ATGCCATTTTTAGACACAGTGTTGCAAACCCCGGCGTACGGCTGGAAAGATGCTGCCGGAAATCTGGTTAGACCAGGTGCTGGCGCGATCCTTCGTGAATTTTTTAGCAGACTAAATATTTGGGCCGACCGCCGTAACTGGCTGCCGCTGATGAGCTGGATGAAGGTATTCTGCATGATGCCATTCCTGTTTCTTTTTGTGTTCCGCTATTTCAGTTTCTGGACACTGCTGGCAGCGTTTTTATATAGTATGGTTATCATGGGAACGCATGGAACGATATGGCATCACAGGTATTGTACCCATGGGGCTTACACATTCTCTAACAAGTTCTGGCGTTTTTTTACGCAGAATCTAACTGTCAGCATGATACCGGAGGAAATCTATGTAATCTCACATCATGTGCATCATGCCAAGTCGGACCAGCCAGGTGATCCTTATAACGCCAAAGCCGGTTTTCTTTACTGCTTTCTGGCTGACGTAAACCACCAGCCCATTGCAAAGAACCTTAGTGAGACAGATTATTACCGGGTAAAAGCCCTGATGAAGCATACAGGGGTAAAAGCCAATACTTTTAAACAGTACCAGAAATGGGGCTCTTACGCGAATCCGACAAGAGCAGTTTTAGCCTGGGCGCTCAACTGGTCGTTCTGGTACTGCGCATTTTATCTGGCAGGTGGCCATGCGCTGGCATGTTGCCTTTTTGGAGCAGCTGGCTTCTGGGCTGTCGGGGTCAGGACCTTTAATTATGAAGGACATGGCAAAGGGAAAAACGTGCAGGTGGAAGGAAATGATTTCAATACCGGGGATAACTCTGTCAACCAGATCTGGCCGGGCATTGTGGCCGGCGAGTGGCATAACAATCATCACCTGTATCCAAAAAGTGCAAGAAGTGGATTTAAACCTTACCAGGTAGATTTAGCATGGTATTACATTAGGATAATGAATAGGCTTGGAGCAGTCAGTTCTTACAAAGATTTTAAAAAGCAGTTCTACGCCCGTTACCATGTGCCTTATCAGGAAAAGAAATCTCACTAA
- a CDS encoding TIGR03885 family FMN-dependent LLM class oxidoreductase, which yields MENIQAGYHVSHEQFKPSLLLTLVQKAQQAGFTQALSSDHYFPWSESQGESGFAWSWLGAAMQATTLGYGIVNAPGQRYHPAIIAQAVATLCEMNPGRFWIAAGSGQFLNEHINGDKWPLKAVRNERLKESVDIMRALWRGETVTHDGHVKVSEAKLYTRPDYIPSVIGAALTEQTAKWVGSWADGMITTSRPKDELKTLIDAFRSGGGENKPIYLKVQLSYDTTFDNALAGAHQQWRNNVFSSALLSDIRSAQGFDAAGDMVKPQDMINSVRISDSTDQHLEWLMADISAGVSNLYLHNVNTRQFEFIDAFGSKVLPHLRSSY from the coding sequence ATGGAAAATATTCAGGCAGGTTATCATGTCTCTCACGAGCAGTTTAAACCAAGTTTATTATTAACCCTGGTCCAGAAAGCACAGCAGGCCGGTTTTACGCAGGCACTAAGCTCGGACCACTATTTCCCATGGAGTGAATCGCAGGGAGAAAGCGGTTTTGCCTGGAGTTGGCTCGGTGCTGCCATGCAGGCTACGACACTGGGTTACGGGATTGTAAACGCACCCGGTCAGAGATATCACCCGGCAATCATCGCGCAGGCCGTGGCAACCCTTTGTGAAATGAACCCGGGCAGATTCTGGATCGCTGCCGGTAGCGGACAGTTTTTAAACGAGCACATCAACGGAGATAAGTGGCCATTAAAAGCTGTCCGTAATGAGCGTTTGAAAGAAAGCGTTGATATCATGCGCGCGCTGTGGCGGGGTGAAACAGTAACCCATGACGGTCATGTCAAAGTCAGTGAGGCCAAGCTATATACACGGCCGGATTATATTCCTTCGGTCATTGGGGCCGCGCTGACAGAGCAGACTGCCAAATGGGTTGGCAGCTGGGCAGATGGTATGATTACGACTTCACGCCCCAAGGATGAGCTCAAAACACTTATTGATGCTTTCCGTTCCGGGGGTGGTGAAAACAAGCCAATTTATTTGAAAGTCCAGCTATCTTACGATACCACTTTCGACAATGCCCTTGCAGGAGCGCACCAGCAGTGGAGAAACAATGTCTTCTCTTCGGCGCTGCTTTCTGATATCCGCTCGGCACAGGGATTTGATGCAGCAGGTGACATGGTAAAACCCCAGGACATGATTAATTCGGTCCGGATCTCAGACAGCACAGACCAGCATCTGGAATGGCTTATGGCAGACATCAGCGCCGGCGTTTCAAACTTGTATCTGCATAATGTAAATACACGGCAGTTCGAATTTATCGATGCCTTTGGCTCGAAGGTACTGCCCCATTTAAGATCATCCTACTGA